ACGTCCAAAAATATCGGCACTTAAGCTTCTACGAGTGTAGTCGATATATTAGCATTTCGCGAACTCTTCGGCCTATCGACAGGCTTCCAAGTTGCTAGTCTGATTGTTCTCTTCCTTCGCCCTCAGACGGCGAACTCCGGCGTAGTCCACTTAGTTTGAGTCCCTTACCCTACCACATGGACGATGGAGGGAGGAACCTTTAGTGCAATTAAGCAGCTAAAGAAAGATTGTTTTGTTTGCCAATTATAGGCTTTGACGTTTTAACGAGGCCGATCCCCTCGACTCGCAACCTAAGCTCGAACTATCCCTGTCGAATCCGTAACGTCCCCATGATAAAAATGGAGCATACGAAGAAATATCGTGATAGCTACTAAGAGCTGTTTTTCAATGTGCAACAATCTTACATAAGTTATTATATCATACGCGCGCCGTTTTACAAATGTAAATATCTGTATTACATCTTTTGACGATCACGGAACACGCGTGCAATTTCACGTTTAGCTTCTTTCTCTTTTAAATCGTGACGCTTATCATATTGCTTCTTACCTTTTGCTAAACCAAGTGCCATTTTCGCAAATCCATTTTTCAAATAGATTCTAACTGGAACTAATGCATATCCTGTTTCTTTTGCGTAACCTGCTAGCTTATCAATTTCTTTTTTATGAAGAAGTAACTTCCTTGTACGTAGCGGATCGTGATTGAAACGATTCCCTTGTTCATATGTATTAATATGCATATTATGAACCCATACTTCACCGTTATGTATACGTGCAAACGCATCTTTCAAGTTCACGCGTCCAGCGCGAATCGACTTAATTTCCGTTCCTTGAAGGACAAGCCCTACTTCGTATGTTTCTTCGATGAAATAATCATGAAATGCCTTTTTATTTTGTGCAATAACCTTACCTGTACCTTTTGGCATATAACGTCCCTCCTCTATTTTTACCATTGTAACAAATGTAAACAAAAAGCGAAAGTGGCTCGCTCAGAATGTGAGGTGGATGGAGCTTCTGACCTTGAGGCGCTCTTTGCCTCTCCGGGAAGAAGCGAAGCCACCGAACATTCTAGCCACTGTAGCTAGATTCAACAAAAAGCGAAAGTGGCTCGCTCAGAATGTGAGGTGGATGGAGCTTCTGACCTTGAGGCGTTCTTTGCCTCCTGGGAAGAAGCGAAGCCACCGAACATTCTAGCCACTGTAGCTAGATTCCAACAAAAAGCGAAAGTGGCTCGCTCAGAATGTGAGGTGGATGGAGCTTCTGACCTTGAGGCGTTCTTTGCCTCCTGGGAAGAAGCGAAGCCACCGAACATTCTAGCCACTGTAGCTGGATTCAACAAAAAGCGAAAGTGGCTCGCTCATAATGCGAGGTGAAGCCACTCTTTTCTTACTTGCGCTTTTTCTTTTTCTTCTTGAATCCTGGTACATTTTCAAAGAATCCTTTTTTCTTCTTGCCATTACTATTACTATTACTATTACTATTACTATCTTTTTTCCCTGGCTGACTAGCGGATGTGGATGCTGATGCTTTTCCTTGGCCACCACGATCAAACTTTCTTCCTGTGCCGCGTTCGCCACCGCGCTCATTACTGCGCTCGCTACGTCCACCGCGTTTCTTTCTGCCTGTTCTTGGCTGTTCAATCACAACTGGACGATCTTTGAACTTACGACGAGGTGTGCCTTTCATGCCAACGATTTCAAAGTCGATTGCGCGCTCGTCTTTATTTACGTTAATAACACGAATTGTAATTTCGTCACCGATGCGGAATACGTTACCTGTACGTTCCCCAATCATCGCAAAATGTTTTTCGTCATAACGGTAGTAATCATCTGTTAAATAGCTAACGTGTACAAGACCTTCAATTGTATTTGGAAGCTCTACGAATAAACCGAAGTTTGTTACAGAGCTAATCATACCGTCATACTCTTCACCGATCTTATCAAGCATATATTCTGCTTTTTTCAGTTCGTCTGTTTCACGCTCAGCTTCAACAGCACGGCGTTCCATATTAGAAGAGTGCTCTGCAATCTCAGGTAAGTTTTCACGCCATTTCGCTTGCGTTTCGTTGTCGACTTTACCGTTAATGATATATTCACGAATTAATCTATGAACAATCGTATCTGGATAACGACGAATTGGCGATGTAAAATGCGTGTAGAACTCAGTTGATAAACCGAAATGTCCTAAGCTCTCCGAATCGTAACGTGCTTGCTTCATAGAACGAAGCATAACTGTTGAAATGACTATTTCTTCCGGCTGACCTTGAACCATTTCAAGAATTTGTTGCAACGCACGAGGATGTATTTCATTCGCACGTCCTTTTACTGCATATCCGAAGTTTGTTACAAACTCGAAGAAACGCTCAAGCTTATCTTCTTTCGGATCTTCATGGACACGGTACATAAACGGTACGTTCATCCAGTGGAAATGCTCCGCTACTGTTTCGTTCGCAACAAGCATAAACTCTTCAATTAACTTCTCTGATACAGAACGATCACGCATGACAACATCAGTAGGTTTTCCTTCTTCATCTACTAGTACTTTCGCTTCTTTAAAGTCAAAGTCAATCGCACCACGGCGCATACGTTTTTCACGTAAAATTTGTGCTAACTGCCCCATTTCTTTAAACATTGGCACTAGCGGCTCGTAACGTTCAATTAGTGCTTCGTCTTCATCTTCTAAAATGCTTCTTACGTCAGCATACGTCATACGCTCTGTCGTTTTAATTACACTTTGGAAAATCTCGTGTTTTACAACATCACCTAGATTGTTGATTTCCATTTCACAAGATAGTGTCAGACGGTCTACTTTCGGATTTAATGAACAAATACCGTTAGATAAACGATGCGGAATCATCGGAATTACACGGTCTACAAGATATACACTCGTTGCTCTCTCCGCTGCTTCAACATCAATTGGAGAACCTTCTTGAACGTAATGACTTACATCCGCAATATGAACGCCAAGCTTATGGTTACCGTTCTCAAGCTTCGTTACTGTAACAGCGTCATCTAAGTCTTTCGCATCCGCGCCATCAATTGTAACAATCATTTGGTCACGTAAATCACGGCGATCTTTTATATCTTCTTCTGAAATCGTTTCTGGTACACTGTTTGCATGCTCCATAACTTCTTCAGGGAACGCTAAAGGTAAATGATGTTTATGAATGACAGATAAAATATCTACTCCTGGGTCATTTTTATGACCTAGAATTTGAATAACTTCACCTTCTGCGCTTAAACGGTTCTCTGGGTAGCCCGTAATTTTCACAACTACTTTATGACCTTCTACAGCGCCCATAGATGCACTTTTCAAGATAAAAATGTCACTTGTCCAGCGTTTATTATCAGGTATAACAAACCCAAAGTTCTTTGACTCTGTATATGTACCAACTAGTTCCTTCGTTCCACGCTCTAAAATACGAACAATCGCGCCTTCTTGGCGTGATCCACTTGATTGCGCGCTAACACGTGCTAATACTGTATCACCATGAAGTGCACCATTTAATTCTGTAGGCGGGATGAAAAGATCATCATCTCCTGTTTTCTTCTCTTCTGGAACAACGAACGCAAAACCACGTGCATGCCCAATTAATTTACCGCGTACTAAATTCATTTTTTCTGGAAGACCGTAGCGGTTACTACGTGTGCGGATAACAAGCCCCTTCTCTTCCATCATTACAAGTGCCTTTACAAAATCTTTAAAGCCCTCAGAGCCTTCGATTCCAAATGCCGATTCTAATTCTTGTATCGTTAACGGTTTATACGCTTCTTCCCTCATAAATAATAACAACTTATCAATATGTTCTTGCATGATTTCTTCCAAGCAGAAATACCTCCTTTAAACCCTTATATTATTTAGTGTATCCGAAAGATGGGGGATGTATAAAGTGAAACTTTAATCATCTCCCAATGATTTTTTACAGCTTTCATAAAGTGTAACTTTAATCAGTAAGGTTTTGTCCCTCCCCACTGATTATTAGCCCACACCAATTGGGATAATAAATTCCCTTATGAAAAAAAGAGGCAACTAGATCTTACCAATCTAGTTGCTCCAAGAAGTTATATACATCCTCATGTAGCACATCACGTTCTTTATCAAGTGTAATGACATGCGTAGAGTCTTCATACCATTTAATGTCTTTTAACGTAGATTCTACACCGTTATAAATAATGTTAGCACTATCTGTATTAATCATCTCATCATGACGTGCTTGTACAACGAATGTTGGAGCATAAATCATATCAACATTATTGCGTACGTCACGAATCAACTCCTGTAATGCTTTTAATGTATTCATTGGTGTCTGTTTAAATTCAAACATTTCCTGCTCAATTCGTTCTGGTGATTTTTGCTCACGCTTTTTATATTCGCGGGCATATGCCAATATACCTTGGTACATAATTTCTTCACTTTTAATGTACATCGGTGCACACATTGGTACAACACCTAAAATCGGTAATGTATAAGCAAGTTTTAATGAGAATACTCCGCCTAATGATAATCCAACCGCAGCTATTTTCTCGTAACCTTGATCTTTTAAATGCTGGTAGGCATTCATTACATCTTTCCACCAGTCTTCAGGGCCTGTATGAACAAGCTCTTGTGGTGGTACGCCGTGTCCTTTATAAATTGGCGCATGACAAGTATAGCCTTTCTTCTCTAAGAAACGCCCTAGCATGCGTACGTCAGCTGAGTTCCCTGTGAATCCATGTAATAATAAAACAGCGCGGTCTCCACCTTCAAATGTAAATGGTTTCGGAGATGCTAATTTCATCATGTACTTCTCCTCTTTCTCTTCTGTAATCTAGTCGTATTCTTTCTATTCTTAGTGTACCATATTTATAATTCTATAATCTAATTAGAAACTTTTTTTGAATAACAAATCAAAAAAAGAAGAACCATTAGCATAATCCGCTAACGCTTCTTCTTTTACTTTTATAAGTTTAAGTACGTAACAGCAATTGTTAGTACAAAGAACAACACAGCTAAAACAACTGTAACACGGTTTAATACCGCTTCGATTCCACGTGCTTTTTGCTTACCAAATAATTGCTCTGCACCGCCTGAAATTGCACCTGAAAGGCCTGAGCTATTACTAGACTGCATAAGTACCATAACAATCATTAAAATCGATACAATAATAAGTAAAACTGATAATAACGTATGCACTTGGCGTACCTCCTACAAAGATTCAGTTATTTTAAATGTAGCATAAATCCTATAGAAAAGCGAGAGCTATAGAATCACTCTCGCTTTTCTTCTATTACATGAACATCATTGCGAATAACGGTCCAAGCAAACATGTCAAAATTGCTGTTAATGTCATTGTTACCGATCCAATAACACCTTCATGCTCATTATTTTTCATCGCTCTCATAACACCCATAATATGAGACGCACATCCAAAGCCAATCCCTCTACCAACTGAGTTTGTAACACGGCTCCATTTTAATAAAATTGGTCCTGAAATCGTTCCAGTAATACCTGCGATAACGACGAAGGCAGCTGTTAAGGACGGGACACCACCAACTTGTTCAGACACACTCATCGCAACTGGCATTGTCACTGATTTTGGTAAAGAAGATAAAATTAAGCTTTTATCTGTTCCCATAAGTGTGGCGATAGCCAAATCACTTGCAATAGCAACTGTTGTACCTACTAATACCCCACCAGCAATTGGTACAACATATTTTTGCAGAACATGACGTTGTTTATAAAGCGGGATTGCAAATGCTACAACACCTGGTCCGAGTAGCTTCGCAATCCAGCCACCACCACTTTCCATATAATTTTGATATGGTATATCAAGCATTATAAATAAGAAAGCCATTAATGCTGTTGCAACAAGCATTGGAATGGTAAATGGTGTTGGAAATAATTTGTAGATTTTTTTAGATAATTGATATAATAGCACCGTAAAAAGAACCCAACCGATTCCGATTAATATTTGGCTCATTGTGTCTCTTTTTCCTTTCTATTCGCAAGATATTGTCCTGTATGTCCTGCGACAATAATAATTAAAAACGTACTCGCTACAACTGTAATGAAAAGAGAAATTCCTTTACTCATAAAAAAAGCACCGTAATTCATTAAGCCAAGCGTTGGCGGAATTAATAAAAACGGCATAATAGCAACGAGTGTTTCTGCTCCTAAATCAAACCATTTCACTGGAAGTACTTTTAGGCTAAGAAAAACAAGCAGGAGGAACATCCCAATCAAACTTCCTGGAATCGGAATATTCAACATTTCTTGCACCCAATTTCCAACCATATAAAATACATAAAGAGCAGAAATTTGGACAAGAATCTTTGTAAGTTTCATGTTCATCATCCCTCATGTTTATACGATCTTCTGTTAATATCCTTATCATAGTATAAATTGTAAAAACCTGCAATTTATCAAATCGACAACGAAAACCCACTATATTATACGCTTACACCCTTGATACGACTGCGTTTCCGAATGTATTTTACGTCAAAAACCTTGACCTAATATATAAAGTTTATATATTCTGAATTTTGGTGGTTATTATTTTAATAAAATAAAATCCTTCACTCCATTTTTATTCTGCCTTCTCTCGTCAAACCTCTATTCAATCATTACTACTATGGATATTACGAAAAAATTTTACCCCAATTAAAAGGCTGCCCTTTTCATGACACGATACCGATATTAGCTTTACTTGATAATTCTATGTTTACCTACTACAAATCACCAATTACCGTCATGACCAAATCTTACGCTCAAGGAGCAAGCATCGGTGATTTCCGCTCTTTAGTAGGATCAAGCCCATTCACCAATCGGCCCTCGCAGCAAATTGCTATCGATTTTGATTATAATCTCTTCTTTAAATACTTCATGTCACTTATGACGGACGAACAGTTTTAGCAAAAAAAAAAACAGACCGTGATTTCTCACGGTCTGTCGTTATTTTCTACAATTATCGTTTGATGTTGTAGAAAGATTGTAAACCAGCGTAAACAGCGATTTCGCCTAGCTCGTCTTCGATACGTAATAATTGGTTGTACTTAGCAATACGGTCAGTACGGCTCATAGAACCAGTTTTGATTTGGCCAGCGTTAGTTGCAACTGCGATGTCAGCGATTGTAGCATCTTCAGTTTCACCAGAACGGTGAGATACAACTGCTGTGTAACCAGCACGTTTAGCCATTTCGATTGCTTCGAAAGTCTCAGTTAAAGTACCGATTTGGTTAACTTTAATTAAGATTGAGTTAGAGATACCTTTTTCGATACCTTCAGCAAGTTTTTGAGTGTTAGTTACGAATAAATCGTCACCAACTAATTGTACTTTATCACCGATACGCTCAGTTAATAATTTGTGACCATCCCAGTCGTTTTCGTCTAGACCATCTTCAATAGAGATGATTGGGAAGTCTTTGCAAAGCTCTTCGTAGAAATCAACCATTTCTGCAGAAGTTAAGCCAGTACGGCCTTCGCCTGCAAGGTCATATTTACCAGTTTCTTTGTTGTAGAACTCAGAAGAAGCAACGTCCATTCCTAAGAATACGTTCTCGCCAGCTTTGTAACCAGCTTTTTCGATAGCTTCGATGATTACTTCTAATGCTTCACGGTTAGAACCAAGGTTTGGAGCGAATCCACCTTCGTCACCTACTGCAGTGTTAAGACCTTTGTCATGTAATACAGCTTTAAGTGCATGGAATACTTCAGCACCCATACGGATTGATTCTTTGAATGTTGGAGCACCAACTGGTAAGATCATGAACTC
This Bacillus mycoides DNA region includes the following protein-coding sequences:
- a CDS encoding LrgB family protein, coding for MSQILIGIGWVLFTVLLYQLSKKIYKLFPTPFTIPMLVATALMAFLFIMLDIPYQNYMESGGGWIAKLLGPGVVAFAIPLYKQRHVLQKYVVPIAGGVLVGTTVAIASDLAIATLMGTDKSLILSSLPKSVTMPVAMSVSEQVGGVPSLTAAFVVIAGITGTISGPILLKWSRVTNSVGRGIGFGCASHIMGVMRAMKNNEHEGVIGSVTMTLTAILTCLLGPLFAMMFM
- a CDS encoding alpha/beta hydrolase, with product MKLASPKPFTFEGGDRAVLLLHGFTGNSADVRMLGRFLEKKGYTCHAPIYKGHGVPPQELVHTGPEDWWKDVMNAYQHLKDQGYEKIAAVGLSLGGVFSLKLAYTLPILGVVPMCAPMYIKSEEIMYQGILAYAREYKKREQKSPERIEQEMFEFKQTPMNTLKALQELIRDVRNNVDMIYAPTFVVQARHDEMINTDSANIIYNGVESTLKDIKWYEDSTHVITLDKERDVLHEDVYNFLEQLDW
- the smpB gene encoding SsrA-binding protein, producing MPKGTGKVIAQNKKAFHDYFIEETYEVGLVLQGTEIKSIRAGRVNLKDAFARIHNGEVWVHNMHINTYEQGNRFNHDPLRTRKLLLHKKEIDKLAGYAKETGYALVPVRIYLKNGFAKMALGLAKGKKQYDKRHDLKEKEAKREIARVFRDRQKM
- a CDS encoding CidA/LrgA family holin-like protein, whose translation is MMNMKLTKILVQISALYVFYMVGNWVQEMLNIPIPGSLIGMFLLLVFLSLKVLPVKWFDLGAETLVAIMPFLLIPPTLGLMNYGAFFMSKGISLFITVVASTFLIIIVAGHTGQYLANRKEKETQ
- the secG gene encoding preprotein translocase subunit SecG; translated protein: MHTLLSVLLIIVSILMIVMVLMQSSNSSGLSGAISGGAEQLFGKQKARGIEAVLNRVTVVLAVLFFVLTIAVTYLNL
- the rnr gene encoding ribonuclease R; translated protein: MQEHIDKLLLFMREEAYKPLTIQELESAFGIEGSEGFKDFVKALVMMEEKGLVIRTRSNRYGLPEKMNLVRGKLIGHARGFAFVVPEEKKTGDDDLFIPPTELNGALHGDTVLARVSAQSSGSRQEGAIVRILERGTKELVGTYTESKNFGFVIPDNKRWTSDIFILKSASMGAVEGHKVVVKITGYPENRLSAEGEVIQILGHKNDPGVDILSVIHKHHLPLAFPEEVMEHANSVPETISEEDIKDRRDLRDQMIVTIDGADAKDLDDAVTVTKLENGNHKLGVHIADVSHYVQEGSPIDVEAAERATSVYLVDRVIPMIPHRLSNGICSLNPKVDRLTLSCEMEINNLGDVVKHEIFQSVIKTTERMTYADVRSILEDEDEALIERYEPLVPMFKEMGQLAQILREKRMRRGAIDFDFKEAKVLVDEEGKPTDVVMRDRSVSEKLIEEFMLVANETVAEHFHWMNVPFMYRVHEDPKEDKLERFFEFVTNFGYAVKGRANEIHPRALQQILEMVQGQPEEIVISTVMLRSMKQARYDSESLGHFGLSTEFYTHFTSPIRRYPDTIVHRLIREYIINGKVDNETQAKWRENLPEIAEHSSNMERRAVEAERETDELKKAEYMLDKIGEEYDGMISSVTNFGLFVELPNTIEGLVHVSYLTDDYYRYDEKHFAMIGERTGNVFRIGDEITIRVINVNKDERAIDFEIVGMKGTPRRKFKDRPVVIEQPRTGRKKRGGRSERSNERGGERGTGRKFDRGGQGKASASTSASQPGKKDSNSNSNSNSNGKKKKGFFENVPGFKKKKKKRK
- the eno gene encoding phosphopyruvate hydratase; this encodes MSTIIDVYAREVLDSRGNPTVEVEVYTESGAFGRAIVPSGASTGEHEAVELRDGDKSRYLGKGVMNAVNNVNEAIAPEIVGFDVTDQAGIDRAMIELDGTPNKGKLGANAILGVSMAVAHAAADFVGLPLYRYLGGFNAKQLPTPMMNIINGGSHADNNVDFQEFMILPVGAPTFKESIRMGAEVFHALKAVLHDKGLNTAVGDEGGFAPNLGSNREALEVIIEAIEKAGYKAGENVFLGMDVASSEFYNKETGKYDLAGEGRTGLTSAEMVDFYEELCKDFPIISIEDGLDENDWDGHKLLTERIGDKVQLVGDDLFVTNTQKLAEGIEKGISNSILIKVNQIGTLTETFEAIEMAKRAGYTAVVSHRSGETEDATIADIAVATNAGQIKTGSMSRTDRIAKYNQLLRIEDELGEIAVYAGLQSFYNIKR